The Canis lupus baileyi chromosome 29, mCanLup2.hap1, whole genome shotgun sequence genome includes a region encoding these proteins:
- the GSTO1 gene encoding glutathione S-transferase omega-1, which translates to MSAGSARSLAKGSAPPGPVPEGLIRVYSMRFCPFAQRTLLVLKAKGIRHEIININLKNKPEWFFKKNPFGLVPVLENSQGQLIYESPITCEYLDEAYPGKKLLPDDPYEKACQKMVFELFSKVPSLVTGFLRRQNKEDGSGLKEELRKEFSKLEEVLTNKKTTFFGGNSLSMIDYLIWPWFERLEALELNDCVDHTPKLKLWMAAMREDPAVSALLNEANTLRGFLNLYLQNSPEACDYGL; encoded by the exons ATGTCCGCAGGGTCAGCCAGGAGCCTGGCGAAGG GAAGCGCGCCCCCGGGGCCGGTCCCCGAGGGCCTCATCCGCGTCTACAGCATGAGGTTTTGCCCGTTCGCCCAGAGGACACTCTTGGTCCTGAAGGCCAAGGGGATCAG GCATGAAATCATCAACATCAACCTGAAAAATAAGCCTGAGTGGTTCTTTAAGAAGAATCCCTTTGGCCTAGTGCCAGTTCTGGAAAACAGTCAGGGTCAATTGATCTATGAATCTCCTATCACTTGTGAGTATCTGGATGAAGCATATCCAGGGAAGAAGCTGTTGCCGGATGATCCCTATGAGAAAGCTTGCCAAAAGATGGTGTTTGAGTTATTTTCCAAG GTTCCATCTTTGGTAACAGGCTTTCTGAGAAGACAAAATAAGGAAGATGGCTCTGGCCTAAAAGAAGAATTACGGAAGGAATTCAGCAAGCTAGAGGAG GTTCTGACCAATAAGAAGACAACTTTCTTTGGTGGTAATTCTCTTTCTATGATTGATTACCTCATCTGGCCCTGGTTTGAACGGCTGGAAGCTCTGGAGTTAAATGA TTGTGTAGACCACACTCCAAAACTTAAGCTCTGGATGGCAGCCATGAGAGAAGATCCTGCCGTATCAGCCCTCCTCAATGAGGCCAACACCCTTCGAGGATTCCTCAATCTCTACTTGCAGAACAGCCCCGAGGCCTGTGACTATGGGCTCTGA